A part of Planctomycetota bacterium genomic DNA contains:
- a CDS encoding DUF2062 domain-containing protein: MARRIFRQLIPVKRAINGGNPLLSLFGSLLLHPRLWHVNRHSAAIGAASGVFWAWICAPVQTVGAFLMSVWGKGNVPIAMAFTWVSNPLTWVPCFWLAYEVGLPLTPAERVDGFGTLVSEAMDAGLIDGFVVTGQFLFENLPQLYPIYVGGVILGIISASATYVAVNTMWRWHVGRRWRRRHAERSLADRPLSRGLAALGRLRDFKPMPARRVA; the protein is encoded by the coding sequence ATGGCACGACGTATCTTCCGCCAGCTGATTCCCGTCAAACGGGCCATCAACGGGGGAAACCCGCTGCTGTCGCTGTTCGGTTCGCTGCTGCTGCACCCGCGGCTGTGGCACGTCAATCGACACTCGGCCGCCATCGGTGCGGCCAGCGGGGTGTTCTGGGCGTGGATCTGTGCGCCAGTGCAGACCGTTGGGGCGTTCTTGATGTCCGTCTGGGGCAAGGGCAACGTCCCGATCGCGATGGCCTTCACGTGGGTCAGCAACCCGCTGACGTGGGTGCCGTGCTTTTGGCTCGCGTACGAGGTCGGCCTGCCGCTCACGCCCGCCGAACGCGTCGACGGATTCGGCACGCTCGTGAGCGAAGCGATGGACGCGGGGCTGATCGACGGTTTCGTCGTGACGGGTCAGTTCCTTTTCGAGAACCTGCCGCAGCTCTACCCGATCTACGTGGGCGGCGTGATCCTGGGCATCATCTCGGCATCGGCGACGTACGTCGCGGTCAACACGATGTGGCGCTGGCACGTGGGCCGGCGCTGGCGTCGTCGGCATGCGGAGCGCTCGCTCGCCGACCGGCCACTCTCGCGCGGTTTGGCGGCGCTGGGACGGCTGCGCGACTTCAAGCCGATGCCGGCCCGACGCGTCGCGTGA